The genomic region TGTTGCCGAACAGCAGCTCGCCGGCTTCGGCCCGCTCGCGGGTGCCCGCGACGTTCTCGAGGATCCAGGCGATCTTGGTGCCCGAGAAGTAGGTGGCGATCACCAGGCCGGTCTTCTGCTTGATCTCCTCCTCGTAGCCCTCGGCCTTCCACTGGCTCACGATCGGCTGGGTCCGGGTGTCCTGCCAGACGATCGCGTTGTAGACCGGCTCGCCGGTGTTCTTGTCCCAGACGACCGTGGTCTCGCGCTGGTTGGTGATGCCCACCGCCGCGACGTTCTCGAAGGTCAGGTTCTTGTCCCGCAGTGCCTGCGCGGTGACCTTCTGGGTCTTCTCCCAGATCTCCTTGGGGTCGTGCTCGACCCAGCCGGCCTGGGGGTAGATCTGCTCGTGCTCCTCCTGGGCGGCACCGGCGGAGGTGCCGTCGTGCTTGAACAGCATCGTCCGGGTGCTCGTGGTGCCCTGGTCGATTGCGAGGACGAAGTCCTTCGCCATCCTGGCCTCCTTGTCAGGCTGCTGGGCGGGCTGGGGCGGCGAACTCGAGCGCGGGGGGGCACGGGCTGGTGCCGCCCCCGCACCGCGGAGCCGGGAAGGGTGGGTCAGGTCGCTTCGGGACGCGGCCTTGTGGTGTCGACGGGTCTGCCGGTGTCGGGCTCTTCGACGACGCGGCCGACCTCGGGTTCGGCGGGCAGGTAGCCGCCGATGAACCAGTCGTAGACGTAGCCGCCGAGCGGCCCGCCGATCAGCGGCCCCACGATCGGCACCCAGGCGTAGAAGTCGCCCCGCTGGTCGGCGAACGCGTCGGCCCACCCGCTGATCCAGGCCGCCAGCCGCGGCCCGAGGTCACGCGCCGGGTTGATCGCATACCCCGCGTTGGCGCCCAGCGTCATCCCGATCCCGACCACGACCAGCCCGATGATGAACGGGGCCAGGTTCGCCCCCGGCGCCATGTTGCGGGCGTCGGTGATGGCAAGCACCAGCAGCACCAGCACGGCCGTGCCGATGATCTGGTCGCGCAGCGCCCCGAGCTGCGAGATGTTCGGCATGTCGGAGCTGTTGTTGCCCGGGTAGGTGTTGAACACGACCTGGCTCTTGTTGGTCTTGGCCGGGTCGAACTTGTCGAAGGCCTCCCAGTAGTTCCAGCGGATCACCAGCGCGGCCAGGAACGCCCCGACCAGCTGGGCCAGCGCGTACGGGCCGACCTTCGCCCAGGGGAAGCCGCGCCGCAGCGCCAGTGCGACGGTGACCGCCGGATTGATGTGGGCACCGCTGATCCCGCCGGCGACGTAGATGCCCATGACGACGCCGATGCCCCACGCCCAGTGGATGGACTGGGCCCCGGCGGTGAACGGGGTCAGCACGGTCTGGGCGACCACCCCGCAGCCGAAGACGATCAGCGTGAACGTGCCAAGAAGCTCAGCCGACAGCTCCCCCAGCAGCGTGTTCCGTCTCAACAGCGATCCTCCTTTGCTCGGTGCGGAGCGCAGGCCGCGGCCGTGAGCCTCGACGCCCAGGCCGCCGTCCCCCCGGCCAACGCGAGCTGCGTCAACCAAGTCCGAAGAGGTCCGGGTTATCCCTCCTCTCGTCCGTAGCCTGGCGGCCGCCGGGCCACCGCACGCGCCAGCGCCCACCGGCAGACAGCCCTGCTGGGTACCACGCCGGTTGCCGGAGGAGCCGGTACTACCGGGGGTACCACGCCGGTGGCCGGAGAAGCCGGTAACAGCGACGCAAGGCCCCCCGTCATTCTTGGCCGTTCCGGCGGCAAAGGTCAATGGTGCTGACCAACCAGGAATCCACCCGCTGAACTGCGCGAATTGTCGCTGAGCTGGGGAGAGGACACTCCGGTCAACCTTCTTCAACGGTTCGGCGGCCACCCGGCGCCGCCCTGCACCACTGCGGCGCGGGCGCGGCCGGTTGACGGCGGTGCGTCCGCGTCGCTACTATGCGCCACTGCGCGCGCCGCCGTTCGTTGACGTGCGCTCAAGGCTCAGACCCTCGCTGGCTGATCCGGGCGGGCCGGGACCGACGCCCCCGGGTCGGTGCCAGTGGGTAGCAGAGCACCAAAGCAGGAACAAGGATCCGGCTGCCAGACGGCCTCCGAGTGGAACAAACGCCCGGGGCCGTGGAGTTGAAGTGAGCAGGAAGGACAGCCGTCGGCTGCAGGGCGGGCGGCTGCACGGCGGGAAGCAAGGAGACTGGATGCCGACGATCGCCCAGCTGGTCCGCAAGGGCCGGGAGAGCAAGGTCGAGAAGACGAAGACGCCGGCGCTGAAGGGTTCGCCCCAGCGGCGCGGGGTCTGCACCCGTGTGT from Actinomycetes bacterium harbors:
- a CDS encoding MIP/aquaporin family protein, which produces MLRRNTLLGELSAELLGTFTLIVFGCGVVAQTVLTPFTAGAQSIHWAWGIGVVMGIYVAGGISGAHINPAVTVALALRRGFPWAKVGPYALAQLVGAFLAALVIRWNYWEAFDKFDPAKTNKSQVVFNTYPGNNSSDMPNISQLGALRDQIIGTAVLVLLVLAITDARNMAPGANLAPFIIGLVVVGIGMTLGANAGYAINPARDLGPRLAAWISGWADAFADQRGDFYAWVPIVGPLIGGPLGGYVYDWFIGGYLPAEPEVGRVVEEPDTGRPVDTTRPRPEAT